TGGCATAGCCCAAAATCATTTCAGCTGATTCGTCAAAGTGAAGGCATTTATAAAAGGCTTCGAGTCTGGCCCATTCTTGTTCCGCTTTTTTCTTTTTCGTTTGATCGACATCACTCGCGTTGACATCAAATGTGTACTCAACATCGAATCCAAAACCTGTAATATTGACTTTGTACGCATCAATGCATTGCTGGAGAATCGTCGAGTACTCAGCAATGCTTTTGAGCTCGATCATATTGTAAGGCGGTGCGATAATATCGTCTCCGTACAGCTCAGAAAAGTCATCTTCATAGATTTGCTTTGTCTGAGGAGCGGCGGAATTGGATTTGAACACAGTCGCTCTGACTGTTTGATTGTGCATCATTTATGACCTCCTCCTTTCACGGTTCGGCCGGATCCGTTTGTGTCCTGTCTCTTTCATATCAGCCACCTCATAGTCATCAAGCGCATACCAAATGGCAGACAGCGTATGCGGGTCAATCGTGAATTCATCCTCTATCAGCGCGCCGTTTTTGTCTTTGGCATACGTCAGCGTCTTGAGCTCATAGATCACATTTTCACAGCGGTCCGAACAGAAGATCTTTTTGAATCGTTTCACTTTTTTTGTGTATTGAAGCCTTGAGCCGGGAAACTTTCTGGCTCCGACCATTCGAAAGCCCTGCTGACGGAAATATTGGATGCTTTTCGGTTCAGCAGCGTCGGCTTTAATCAATTCCTGCGTATCAATAAACTCACGCAGCTCCTCAGCCGTCCTGTCATCTGTCATTTTGTTTCGATAATACTCCCAATAAATGTAGAGGTGTTTTTTCTCAGGATCGACAGCGAGCCGGATGACGGCATTGTAGGATTCCTCAAACCCAAAATCCATGCCTGTCCGAAAAATCGGCTGGCCGATGGCTTCGATGCGTTCTTTTACTTGATCATGCGGAAGCACCTCGAACTGCGGCAGCACCCTGATCCCATTGACGCCGAATCGTCCTTTACGGGCAATCCGGTATAAGTCAGGATCATACGCCTTGAGTCCGTCAAGCTGTTTCACATAGCTTTTCGGAAGAAAGAGATTGTCGTTTGCCGTGGAATGATGATAATACGTATCTCCCTTCACAATCGTCCGCTTTTCGTAAAGCTCGCTGTCATCCAGCACAAACCGTTTATTGCGCTCATCCCGAAAAAAATGCCGGTACGTCCAATTGGAGGTGCCGACGGGATTGGTGGTGCAGATCATGTGTAGCTTCAGCTCAGGGTGGCGCAGACGACCGATTAATTCCTTAAAGCCTTCGTACTTCACCTCTGAGCATTCTTCAATCCATATTAAAGAAATGTTATGAACTGATTTTAATTTCGCCGGATTGTCCATTCCTTTGAACATGATCCGGCTGCCGTTTTGAAAACGAAGCTGCAGCGGGGAAGAAAGAGGTGCCACAGCCTTTGTGAGGCCGAGCTCTTCGACCACCTCTTGAAACAAGGAGTAGGTTGAATCCCGATGGGTATCGAACACTTCACGGATGACAAGAGCCGTCCGTTTTTCCTTCAGCAGCTTTAATACGATTTTCAATGCGGTATGATAGCTTTTGGATGAGCCGTAGCCGCCGACGAGAAACTGGTACGTCTGCTCCCAATTGAACACGTAATCTTCGAAATGAGGGTTGATTTCTTTTACAAT
The Bacillus vallismortis genome window above contains:
- a CDS encoding PBSX family phage terminase large subunit, with product MIVKEINPHFEDYVFNWEQTYQFLVGGYGSSKSYHTALKIVLKLLKEKRTALVIREVFDTHRDSTYSLFQEVVEELGLTKAVAPLSSPLQLRFQNGSRIMFKGMDNPAKLKSVHNISLIWIEECSEVKYEGFKELIGRLRHPELKLHMICTTNPVGTSNWTYRHFFRDERNKRFVLDDSELYEKRTIVKGDTYYHHSTANDNLFLPKSYVKQLDGLKAYDPDLYRIARKGRFGVNGIRVLPQFEVLPHDQVKERIEAIGQPIFRTGMDFGFEESYNAVIRLAVDPEKKHLYIYWEYYRNKMTDDRTAEELREFIDTQELIKADAAEPKSIQYFRQQGFRMVGARKFPGSRLQYTKKVKRFKKIFCSDRCENVIYELKTLTYAKDKNGALIEDEFTIDPHTLSAIWYALDDYEVADMKETGHKRIRPNRERRRS